A region from the Prionailurus viverrinus isolate Anna chromosome E2, UM_Priviv_1.0, whole genome shotgun sequence genome encodes:
- the LOC125153143 gene encoding LOW QUALITY PROTEIN: sorting nexin-3-like (The sequence of the model RefSeq protein was modified relative to this genomic sequence to represent the inferred CDS: inserted 1 base in 1 codon): MAGCDRNPGSVAPEVVLFITLEGYFDWNHSGALVLIHSKYHIQGGSCSSEIAETVVDTGRLITKPQNLNDAYGPPSNFXEIDVSNPQTVGVGQGRFTTYDIRVKTNLPIFKLKESTIRRYSDFEWLQSELERESKVVVPPLPGKAFLRQLPFGGDDGIFDDNFIEERKRGLGQFINKLAGHPLAQNERCLHMFLQDEIIDEGYTPSKTRHARNLVRRGNKTQTKQLSVTINDSCAPAKRFYLTFSTLHGNGYNMPSVY, translated from the exons atggcaggtTGTGACAGGAACCCAGGCAGTGTGGCTCCAGAGGTGGTCCTTTTCATTACTTTGGAGGGCTACTTTGATTGGAA ccactcaggtgctctggTTTTGATTCATTCAAAATATCACATCCAGGGCGGCAGCTGCAGCAGCGAAATCGCGGAGACCGTGGTGGACACTGGGCGGCTGATCACCAAGCCCCAGAACCTGAACGATGCCTACGGGCCGCCCAGCAACT TCGAGATCGATGTGAGCAACCCGCAGACGGTGGGGGTCGGCCAGGGCCGCTTCACCACCTACGACATCAGGGTCAAGACAAATCTGCCTATTTTCAAGCTGAAGGAATCTACTATTAGAAGATACAGTGACTTTGAGTGGCTGCAAAGTgaattagaaagagagagcaaggttGTAGTTCCCCCGCTGCCTGGAAAAGCATTTTTGCGTCAGCTTCCTTTCGGAGGAGATGATGGAATATTTGATGATAATTTTATTGAAGAAAGGAAGCGGGGGCTGGGGCAGTTTATAAACAAGCTTGCTGGTCATCCTCTAGCACAGAATGAACGTTGTCTTCACATGTTTTTACAGGACGAAATTATAGATGAAGGCTATACTCCATCTAAAACAAGACATGCCCGAAATTTGGTGAGAAGGggcaacaaaacacaaacaaaacaactttccGTGACTATTAATGATTCGTGTGCACCAGCGAAGAGGTTCTATCTAACTTTTAGCACGCTGCACGGAAACGGGTATAACATGCCTTCAGTATACTAA
- the RHPN2 gene encoding rhophilin-2, translating to MTDALLPAAPQPLEKEGDCYFRKGCNPLAQTGRSKLQNQRAALNQQILKAVRMRTGAENLLKAATNHKVREQVRLELSFVNSDLQMLKEELEGLNISVGVYQSTEEAFTIPLIPLGLKETKDVDFSVVLKDFILEHYSEDSYLYEDEIADLMDLRQACRTPSRDEAGVELLMSYFIQLGFVESRFFPPTRQMGLLFTWYDSLTGVPVSQQNLLLEKASILFNIGALYTQIGTRCDRQTQAGLESAVDAFQRAAGVLNHLKETFTHTPSYDMSPAMLSVLVKMMLAQAQENVFEKICLPGIRNEFFMLVKVAQEAAKVGEVYRQLHVAMSQAPVKENIPYSWASLACVKAHHYGALAHYFVATLLIDHQLKPGADEDHQEKCLSQLYDHMPEGLTPLATLKNGHQRQLLGKSHLRRAIAHHEESVREASLCKKLRHIDVLQEVLSAAHQRSRLKYAQHQEDDELLNLMDAPDIISKTEQEVEIILPQFSKVTATDFFQKLGPLSVFSANKKWTPPRSIHFTAEEGDLGFTLRGNSPVQVHFLDPYCSAALAGAKEGDYIVSIRDVDCKWLTVSEVMKLLKGKGKDDVEMKVVSLLDFTSSMHNKCATYSVGMQKTYSMICLAIDDDDKTDKTKKISKKLSFLSWGTNKNRQKSASTLCLPSVGVARPQVKKKLPSPFSLLNSDSSLY from the exons AGCAGCTACGAACCACAAGGTGCGGGAGCAGGTGCGCCTGGAACTGAGCTTCGTGAACTCAGATCTACAGATGCTCAAGGAAGAGCTGGAGGGGCTCAACATCTCAGTGGGAGTCTATCAGAGCACAGA GGAGGCATTTACCATCCCCCTGATTCCGCTTGGTCTGAAGGAAACCAAGGATGTTGACTTCTCAGTCGTTCTCAAG GATTTTATCCTGGAGCATTACAGTGAGGACAGCTACCTCTATGAAGACGAAATAGCAGATCTGATGGACCTGAGACAG GCCTGCCGGACGCCCAGCCGGGATGAGGCCGGTGTCGAACTGCTGATGAGTTACTTCATCCAGCTGGGATTTGTGGAGAGCCGATTCTTCCCGCCCACCCGACAGATGGGGCTCTTGTTTACGTG GTATGACTCCCTCACCGGGGTGCCAGTTAGCCAGCAGAACCTGCTACTGGAGAAAGCCAGCATTCTGTTTAACATCGGAGCCCTCTACACACAGATCGGGACCCGGTGCGATCGACAGACGCAGGCTGGGCTGGAGAGTGCGGTGGACGCCTTTCAGAGAGCAGCAG GGGTTTTAAATCATCTGAAAGAGACGTTCACTCATACTCCGAGTTATGACATGAGTCCTGCCATGCTCAGTGTGCTGGTCAAAATGATGCTTGCACAAGCCCAGGAAAACGTGTTTGAGAAAATCTGCCTTCCTGGGATCCGGAACGAGTTCTTCATGCTGGTGAAGGTGGCTCAGGAGGCTGCCAAG GTCGGGGAAGTCTATCGGCAGCTGCATGTGGCCATGAGCCAGGCACCGGTGAAGGAGAACATCCCCTACTCCTGGGCCAGCCTGGCCTGTGTGAAGGCCCACCACTACGGAGCCCTGGCCCACTACTTTGTAGCCACGCTTCTCATTGATCACCAGT TGAAGCCTGGCGCAGACGAGGACCATCAGGAGAAGTGCCTGTCCCAGCTCTATGACCACATGCCGGAGGGACTGACGCCCTTGGCCACGCTGAAGAACGGTCACCAGCGCCAGCTGCTGG GCAAGTCCCACCTGCGCAGAGCCATTGCCCACCACGAGGAGTCTGTGAGGGAGGCCAGCTTGTGCAAGAAACTACGCCACATTGACGTGCTCCAGGAGGTGCTGTCCGCAGCGCACCAGCGCTCCCGGCTCAAGTACGCTCAGCACCAAGAGGACGATGAGCTGCTGAACTTGATGGATGCCCCTGACATTATCT CTAAGACTGAGCAAGAGGTTGAAATTATATTGCCACAGTTCTCCAAGGTGACAGCAACAGACTTCTTCCAAAAGCTG GGCCCCCTGTCGGTGTTTTCGGCGAACAAGAAATGGACACCTCCTCGCAGCATTCACTTCACTGCAGAAGAAGGGGATTTGGGGTTCACCTTGAGAGGAAACTCCCCAGTTCAAGTCCACTTCCTGGACCCTTACTGCTCTGCTGCG CTGGCAGGAGCCAAGGAAGGGGATTATATTGTGTCCATTCGAGACGTGGATTGCAAGTGGCTGACCGTGAGTGAGGTCATGAAACTGTTGAAGGGCAAGGGCAAGGACGACGTGGAGATGAAGGTCGTGAGCCTCCTGGACTTCACCTCGTCCATG CATAATAAGTGTGCGACATACTCTGTGGGCATGCAGAAAACCTACTCTATGATCTGCTTAGCCATAGACGATGATGACAAAACTGATAAAACCAAGAAAATCTCGAAGAAGCTTTCTTTTTTGAGTTGGGGCACCAACAAGAACAGACAGAAGTCAGCCAGCACCTTGTGCCTCCCGTCGGTTGGGGTTGCGAGGCCTCAGGTCAAGAAGAAGCTCCCCTCGCCCTTCAGCCTTCTCAACTCGGATAGTTCTCTGTACTAA